The Mycolicibacterium duvalii DNA window GCCGACGCGGTGCGCGCCGCCGGGATCGCCTGCTTCGGGCCGACCCGCGACGCGGCGCGCATCGAAGGGTCCAAGGCGTTCGCCAAAGATGTGATGACCGCCGCCGGGGTGCGGACCGCCGGCAGCGAGATCGTGGACAACCCCGCCCACCTCGACGCGGCACTCGACCGGTTCGGGCCTGCCGCGGGCCAACGTGCGTGGGTGGTCAAGGACGACGGGCTGGCCGCCGGCAAGGGCGTGGTGGTCAGTGCGGACCGTGACGCCGCGAGGGCGCATGCTGCCGGCCTGCTCGAAGCGGGGCACCCGGTGCTGCTGGAATCGTTCCTCGACGGACCGGAGGTGTCCCTGTTCTGCGTCGTCGACGGCGAGACGGTGGTGCCGCTGCTGCCCGCGCAGGACTTCAAGCGCGTCGGCGACGGCGACACCGGCCCAAACACCGGCGGCATGGGGGCCTACACGCCCCTGCCGTGGCTGTCTGCCGGCATGACCGCGCGCATCGTCGACGAGATCGTCAAACCTGTTGCGTCCGAACTCGTCCGACGCGACTGCCCGTTCAGCGGTCTGCTCTACGCCGGGCTGGCCATCACCGCAGACGGTCCCGCGGTCGTCGAGTTCAACTGCCGCTTCGGCGATCCCGAGACCCAGGCGGTGTTGGCGCTCCTGGAGTCCCCGCTGGGGCAGGTGCTGCTGGCCGCCGCCACCGGGCACCTGGCCGGCATAGCGCCGCTGCAGTGGCGCGACGGGTCCGCCGTGACGGTGGTGCTGGCCGCCGAGAACTATCCGGGCCGTCCCCGGGTCGGCGACGTCATCGCCGGCGCGGATCGCGACGGGGTGCTGCACGCCGGGACCGCGCGCCGCGACGACGGCGCGCTGGTGTCCTCCGGCGGACGGGTGCTGTCGGTGGTGGGCACCGGCGCGGATCTGGCCGAAGCCCGGCGCAGTGCCTACGCCACCATCGACGGTATCCGTTTGCCCGGCGGGCACTTTCGCCGCGACATCGGGCAGGCCGCGGCAGACGGCGCGATCGGCCTAGGCGGTCAGTAGCGGCGCGATCCAGCTCATCTGCGATGTCAGCTGTGAGGACCAGTACCCGCTGTTGTGCCCGCCGGGGGAGAAGCCGCCGGCCGGTGGCGTTGCCAGCTGATCGATGAACTGTCGTGTGGCGCCGGCGAACGGGTCGTCGTCGCCGCAGTCGATGCGCAGCGGTATGCGGTCGAGTTCGGCCAGTCCCCACACGCTGTTGGCGGCGTAGTCCTGCGCGCCGTCGAACGCACCTGGGGCGGCTGCTGCCGGCGATGTCCACAACGCCGGGCTGACGGCGCAGATCGCCGCGGTGCGGGCAGCGCCCAGCCGCGATCCCAGCAGCATCGCGCCGTAGCCGCCCATCGACCAGCCCAGAAACGCCACCCGCGAGGTGTCCAGGCCCTGGTCGGCCAACAGCGGCAGGAACTCGTCGAGCACCATCGCGGCCGGGTCGTCACCGGAGGCACGGCGGTGCCAGTACCCGTTGCCGCCGTCGACGGCGGCCATCGCGAACGGGGGCAATCCGGCGGCGACGGCGTCGGCGAGAAACTGCTCGACACCCATCGACATCACGCCCGCGGCGGTGGAGTCCTTGCCGTGCAGCAGGATCACCGGGCGCAGCGGCCGGTCCTGCCCGGGTGGCCGCGCGAGCATCCACCCGGTGCCGACGCCGCCGCGGGCCGCGGAGGGGAACGCACCGGAGGCGAAGGTCGGTGCGGGTGCGGCAGCCGCCGGCGGGGCCGTCACCGCCGCGGCGGCCACGGCACCCAGACCGACCCGCAGACCGAGGGACAGGAGTTCTCGGCGGCACAGCATCGGCATGGCGGTCATCATGCCAGCCGCGCGGCCAGGCAGTGCGTGGGTGAATTGCCGAAAGCCCGATGCCGACCGCCCCCGACTGGCACCATGCTCAATGTGACGGCAGCGGTCACTCCCAAAGGGGAGCGTCGACGATATGCGCTGGTCAGCGCCGCTGCTGATCTGCTGTGCGAGGGTGGTTTCGACGCCGTCCGGCACCGCGCGGTGGCGCGTCGGGCCGGGCTGCCGCTGGCCTCCACGACCTACTACTTTTCTTCGCTGGACGAATTGATCGCCAGTGCCGTCGAACTCATCGGACTGCGTGAAGCCCAGCAGCTCAAAGACCGGGTCTCCGCGTTGTCGCGGCGGCGGCGCGGAGCCGAATCGACCGCCGACATCCTGGTCGATCTGCTTGTCGGTGACAGCCCGGAGCGCGCCACCGAACTGTTGGTTTCCCGGTACGAGCGCTACATCGCGTGTGCTCGACAGCCGAGTTTGCGCGATATCCAGCGGCGGATTCTCAAGCAACGCACCGATGCCGTGGTCGAAGTGGTGGAGAGATCGGGGCGCTCGGTGCGCGCCGACATGCTGACCGCATTAGTGTGTGCCGTCGACGGCGCCGTGGTTGCGGCGATGGTCGGCGACGGTACCGGGCCACGCGAGACGGCCAGAGCCACGTTGATCGACGTCATCGACGTGCTCGCACCATTCCACTAGTGCGACGCGAAACGACCTGGGAGGCGTGATGGGGGAATCGGTGGCCGATGCGAGCGGGCGGAGCGAGCAGCCGCAATTGAAACGGGTGATGGGTCCCGGCTTGCTGCTGCTGTTCGTCGTCGGCGACATCCTCGGCACCGGTGTCTACGCGCTGGTCGGTGACGTGGCCGGTGAGGTCGGAGGGGCCGCGTGGCTGCCGTTCCTGGTCGCGTTCGCCATCGCCACGATCACCGCGTTCAGCTACCTGGAGCTGGTCACCAAGTACCCCCAGGCCGCCGGCGCAGCGCTCTACGCGCACAAGGCTTTCGGCGTCCACTTCGTCACCTTTCTGGTCGCGTTCATTGTGATGTGTTCGGGAATCACCTCGGCCTCAACGGCTTCCAGAGCCTTTGCGGCCAACTTCTACGAGGGCACGGGGATCGAGACGTCGAAGGTCGGCGTCGCCCTGCTGGCGTTGGGCTTCATGGCGGCGCTGGCCGCGATCAACTACCGCGGTGTCGGCGAGAGCGTCAAGCTCAACGTCGTCCTGACCATCATCGAGATCACCGGCCTGGTGGTCGTGGTGATGGTCGGCTTCTGGGCCTTCACCCGCGGCACCGACATCGACTTCTCCCGGGTGGTCGCGTTCGAGACCGAGGACGAGAAGAACGCGTTCCTGGCGGTGACGGCTGCGACATCGCTGGCCTTCTTCGCAATGGTGGGCTTCGAGGACTCGGTGAACATGGCCGAGGAGACCAAGGATCCGATCCGGACCTTCCCGAAGATCCTGTTGTCCGGCTTGGGCATCGCCGGCGTGGTCTACGTGCTGATCTCCATCGTCGCGGTGGCATTGGTGCCCGTCGGTGTGCTCGAGGCCAGTGACACCCCGCTCGTCGAGGTGGTCAAGGCCGGCGCGCCCGGACTGCCCATCGATGCGATCCTGCCGTTCATCACGATGTTCGCGGTGGCGAACACCGCGCTGATCAACATGCTGATGGCCAGCCGACTGATCTACGGCATGGCCCGCCAGCACGTCCTGCCGCCGGTGCTGG harbors:
- the purD gene encoding phosphoribosylamine--glycine ligase, with protein sequence MHVLVIGSGAREHALLLALRRDPQVDGLSVAPGNAGTAAVADQYDVDVTSGDAVTALAQRVGADLVVIGPEVPLVLGVADAVRAAGIACFGPTRDAARIEGSKAFAKDVMTAAGVRTAGSEIVDNPAHLDAALDRFGPAAGQRAWVVKDDGLAAGKGVVVSADRDAARAHAAGLLEAGHPVLLESFLDGPEVSLFCVVDGETVVPLLPAQDFKRVGDGDTGPNTGGMGAYTPLPWLSAGMTARIVDEIVKPVASELVRRDCPFSGLLYAGLAITADGPAVVEFNCRFGDPETQAVLALLESPLGQVLLAAATGHLAGIAPLQWRDGSAVTVVLAAENYPGRPRVGDVIAGADRDGVLHAGTARRDDGALVSSGGRVLSVVGTGADLAEARRSAYATIDGIRLPGGHFRRDIGQAAADGAIGLGGQ
- a CDS encoding alpha/beta hydrolase, with the translated sequence MMTAMPMLCRRELLSLGLRVGLGAVAAAAVTAPPAAAAPAPTFASGAFPSAARGGVGTGWMLARPPGQDRPLRPVILLHGKDSTAAGVMSMGVEQFLADAVAAGLPPFAMAAVDGGNGYWHRRASGDDPAAMVLDEFLPLLADQGLDTSRVAFLGWSMGGYGAMLLGSRLGAARTAAICAVSPALWTSPAAAAPGAFDGAQDYAANSVWGLAELDRIPLRIDCGDDDPFAGATRQFIDQLATPPAGGFSPGGHNSGYWSSQLTSQMSWIAPLLTA
- a CDS encoding TetR/AcrR family transcriptional regulator, with the translated sequence MLNVTAAVTPKGERRRYALVSAAADLLCEGGFDAVRHRAVARRAGLPLASTTYYFSSLDELIASAVELIGLREAQQLKDRVSALSRRRRGAESTADILVDLLVGDSPERATELLVSRYERYIACARQPSLRDIQRRILKQRTDAVVEVVERSGRSVRADMLTALVCAVDGAVVAAMVGDGTGPRETARATLIDVIDVLAPFH
- a CDS encoding APC family permease, translating into MGESVADASGRSEQPQLKRVMGPGLLLLFVVGDILGTGVYALVGDVAGEVGGAAWLPFLVAFAIATITAFSYLELVTKYPQAAGAALYAHKAFGVHFVTFLVAFIVMCSGITSASTASRAFAANFYEGTGIETSKVGVALLALGFMAALAAINYRGVGESVKLNVVLTIIEITGLVVVVMVGFWAFTRGTDIDFSRVVAFETEDEKNAFLAVTAATSLAFFAMVGFEDSVNMAEETKDPIRTFPKILLSGLGIAGVVYVLISIVAVALVPVGVLEASDTPLVEVVKAGAPGLPIDAILPFITMFAVANTALINMLMASRLIYGMARQHVLPPVLGNVHPTRRSPWVAIIFTTAIAFGLIIYVSTAASSNAIAVLGGTTSLLLLTVFAMVNVAVLVLRRDVRREGGHFRTPTALPVIGFFASLYLVTPLSGRPAQQYIVAGGLVVIGILLFFLTQAINRQLGIRDGHITDPAHLGSGPD